From the Thermotoga sp. genome, the window GTGGCGATACCCATCATCAAAATGGAAAGGTAAAGAGCAAATTTCGGCGAGGAAACAGCAAGGTAGAAGCTGATCAGCGCCATGAGGAAATATGGAAGCCTTTCTCCCAGTGTAACCTTGAGCACCAAGTTCAGTTTCTTTGGGGACCTCTCGGCGTACTTGGCTCCCCATATTGCCGGAATGCCCCAGCCAAGGTTTGCAATGGCTGGAATGAGGCCAAGCTCCACATTCGACGCCCCAAGGTTTTTGGCAAAAACGGGAAAGAGCGTAAAGATAGAACCAAGGGTCATTCCGAGACTGAAAAAGGCGTTATCTAGAGAGTTGACGATGAAGTTCCAGCGGTAGTCTCTCTCCGTGAGATGCTTCATAGAAACCCGGGCTGCGGAGGTCCATCCCCTTCAGGGGATTAGGAGGAGCAGCCCACCTGCACCTCCTTTCGCACGGGTATTAAAATATGGTCGAAGTGTGAAGAATCCAAATGACACTCTCCTGCAGATTCAAGCTGGAGCTGACCAGAGAACAAAAGAGACAGCTTCTTGAAACAGCAGTAGCTTACACAGAAGCTGCGAGTTTTGTTTTGGAGCAGAAGCTCAAAGGCAAGACCACCAACATTCAGAAGCTGCGCAGGCTCTATTACAGCGTAATCAGAGAGCGCTTCAATCTTCCTGCTCAACTTGCCATCAACGCAGAACGCGAAGCAGCT encodes:
- a CDS encoding transposase; amino-acid sequence: MTLSCRFKLELTREQKRQLLETAVAYTEAASFVLEQKLKGKTTNIQKLRRLYYSVIRERFNLPAQLAINAEREAASIYQMLQVQYKELKRRKPDSKAAKKFWNRSPKRKPLIAKYTYNRTASFK